The DNA segment GTACTTATTCCAGTGAAAATAATATGGCTTTAATTATTGTGTTAGTTTTGCACAAGTGACATGTAAACGTCGCGTTTAATTCTCTAACAGAGGTACGTTTTTTActctgtaaatataaatgtgcagggaaatgtaattaaactcaatttttaaaaatttgccgTTTGGTgacattacttttaattatttatcctGTTGATGTTCCTAATATTGTAACATACTGAAAAATTACATAGATATACGATGGaaaattgaaagtaaaaatgttaaacttgTAGAGATTTGAAATCCCTTTCCTTTCGGCCGtaactaaaagaaaattaaagagcgaaaCGAAATTAATACGGATAACAATATACCCATCATATTcagtaacatttattattataaattttattatcgatCTGTTTATGTATGCTTTGAAAGAATTAGTGAATTCAGATGTCAATGAACATTgcgcaatatatatatatatatatatatatatatatatatatatatattccagtcatttctatataaattggCAATATTGCTAACTATGAAAAACACGATTAGGCGTGCATTTATATCAgagtacaaaaataatacattggTTAAGCAGCTTTTACACTTCTTTCTGTTAGATGCACTGTTCAGTCCATTAATGGCAATTGACCAGTTTCCAGTCGACAACAATGAACACGTCGAAAAGTAGGATTACATTTCTCTTTGATACCGCGCCTTTTCCTTCTTTTGATATTCTTCGTTCATTATAATGgcagtacatttttaatagagTGGTAGTCTGATAATTTATAGGTATTTACAGTGGGAGATTCAAGGGTCTACGAAAGAGATCATGATGTAACGCGTGCCCGCGATCACTCGCAGTCCTTCGTGATAATGCGTCAGTCTTCCAGGGTGCATCAGCATCCAACCTGGCTTCGTGTCGGTGACCGAGCAGTTGTATCGGATGAACCTGCATCCACCGCCTTCATAATCCACCCCCGCTTGATTCAAAGCGATATTGATGGTGTAAGTAGAAGAATCGTGATGCGGCCTCAAGGATGGTTGCTCGTCCGGGCGATACCTCACGACGAAATTCATAAGGGATCGTGGTGGCTGCCAAGATGAGATTAGtgcaatatttgataaatgatttatagttaaaagtagattttaaatttgctGTTTCAAATAATCCTTCCTTAATTCAAAAAACTACGCAGAGATCCCAGTCTCACTTTCTACGAAGCGGTACAAcctatttgattaaattctgTGCGTTTAGCGagtgtatatatgtactaaTTGCGAGATCTGTGCGCGTTAAGACCCCTTCCATATACCTAAATTTCAGAATCTTACGTAATCGTCGTATCCTGTAAAGACTCGTTCTTGCAAGGGATTCACATAATCTTTTAGAAACTTTAACCAAGCGTCCTGGAGACCGACTTGACTCATGTGAATGTCACGGGTCGGTACCGCTTCGTATCCGGAGTCCAGTCGAGGATCCTAGAAAGACCAGTGAACATAAAATAAGTCTTACATCGTGAAAATAGCCGAGGAAGACGAGCTCCTGCAACGGCCTAACATATTCTTTCAAGAAGTACAACCACTGTTGTTCGTACTGAACTTGGTTCATGTGAATGTCGCGAGTTGGCACGTTTTCGTAGCCACCCGACAATCGTGGATCCTGCCGAGAAAGTTATCGCacagtataataatttcaatgtaGCGTTATTAAGCTACAAATGGCAATAAAAGACTCGCGGGGAGTGTCAACTCACATGATTAGTTCCGTCCGACCATTGTCCGAAGGTCTCGACGATTCCTACGAACTCTTTGGTGAATCTGAGATTAACGATGGGAAACCAATAGACATCCGGGCATGGCTGCAAATAATAAACGGGAGTTAATAGGAAAGTGACGGTTTAGAGAACATCATTCACGATTAATCGGATCTTTACCTGCATCGGTTTCTTATCGGGATTAAAATTCTCGCTGTAATTCGAATGAATGTATCTTTTCTCCCAGTCCAATTTGTTATCCATGATTTGGTACATGTCTGGATAGGTGAGTTGTATGTCGTAGGTGTCGGGATCGACTAGGTGACCGAATTCGAGTCGGTTGCTGACATACATGAATAAACCACGCTGACGGTTTCCGTGGGCAAATGCCATTTCCGTGTCCAGGTCTCCATCCTCGTAGGACGGCCGGGTCCCCTTGCTAGCTATGATCGTCGCGTTGATCAGGTAGCAGTTACTGACGAACGGCACGTTCCACAGTCCCCTGAAACAAGCATCAGGAGCAGAGTGATTCGGCTGAATTGTGCTGTCGAAAGAGCGCGTCGGAGAAGGTGTGCGTACGCAATGAGCGTAACTAGCAACAAGAGCACTTTGTTTGCGATGACCACGGGCACGGTCGCAACGTTGTTTTCCGGAGGTCGTCGCTTAAGTGTTTTGTAAGGTGAACCCAGTGGTGGTAGCCGCGATTGGCCGTTGAAACATACTTGGCAATGAGCTTATGCATAATTATCCAATTGAGATTCATAACTCTGTCGCACCGCAGCGTGTGACTGCGCGTGTCCGTCGCGCGTCGCCTCGTGGTTTCATTCGTATTTTAGGCGGTAGGACCTAGCGGATCCGGTCTCCGTAATACGCTCGTGTTCAGAGGTCAGGCCAAGTATCCCCCGTATCTTCCGGTAAGGAATAGCAAAACACTTGTGCACGTTCGAATGAATTGCGTCGCGCGCGATTACATTGCATTAGATTAATACGTTATCTCGCCCGCGAAACCCGCGGCTCATTGATTGATCTCATCATCGAATCTCTCTCACGATCGCGAATCGATATATAATATGacagtataatataatatatatatatacacgtataaAAAGAGTAGTGGATAATACTATATAATCCAGTGAGACAAATGAGTTCGCGATAAGGTATATAAAGTGTCAGCGCAACGAAGCCCGCGCGCGTTGTCGGTCGCGGTCTCCAGTCTCGTCCAAGTTTCTCTGGTTATAGATCAAATGACGAGATGCCGGCTGCTCTATTTGCTTCTATTAGCGGCCCTAATGATAAGCACAGAGGCGGCGAAGGGCGGCGGTGGTAGAGGGAGAGGTCGCGGCCGAGGAAGATTGTACGGCTCGCGGATGCATATCCTGATACCCAATCGAAATCCTGCCAGTACGCACTATTACGAGAACAAGGATGTGAGTTGAACGAGGATTATGTGGCCGTCTTGTGTGTGCGCGCGACCTAGTGATACCAATTCGTCTCGGGGTCTTTCGCAGGGTGCCAAGATCGTGAAGGCGTCCCACTTTGAGCTGGACTACATGCTGGGCAGAAAGATCACGTTCTTCTGCATGGCGATCGGTGTCCCGCGACCGGAGATCACCTGGCTTAAGGACGGAATCGAGCTGTATCATCATAAATTTTTCCAGGTAGGCTAACCCAAAGAACGGTATTTGTTTTCCTCTAAAAAGGAGGAGTTTACTGTTAAAATGTGTTTTGAGGACAAATTCGTTTGTATTCGCCAGGTGCACGAGTGGCCTGTTGGTAACGACACCATAAAATCGAAAATGGAGATCGATCCTGCGACGCAGAAGGACGCCGGATATTACGAATGCCAGGCGGATAATCAGTATGCCGTCGATCGTCGGGGCTTCAGAACGGACTACGTCATGATCTCGTATTGAACGTCTTCTTTGACGCCGATAGCCTCCGCGCGATCGCCGAtagtattagaataaataatatcttgtgtaaaaaaattagatatagaCATTTGTTATTGACGATTTAATAGATGATAGATTTTTGATAAGCGGAGACATGTTAGTTGTACTCAATAGAGctctaaatctaaattaataagCGAGATAGGGATCGTGACACATTTAAGAAATTAGTCTAACGTTCTACGTTCTGTTtggtaatgtaaaaattaggGTCGTGacacaatctttttttctctgaCGCGAACAAAACAgaccttttttttatcaatgggACATGTGAGAAGATATGAATACAAATCCGGCGGTTTACCCGCCCTCCCAATTCGTTAAAGCGTGATTGACTATTACAAGGGGATATGTGACGCGAGGAACATATCGAAAATGGTCCATCACTGCGAATTTAACAAGGCAATTGCAACGCGCTGCGCACGAAAGTGGCATAGAAGGGCATACTGATAGCTGCGTAGCCACCAACGCGACAATCTGTAGCACACTGTgtgaaataaacaatttgcATAACTATCGTACATATAATCGTTACAGTTATTTCCTATTTAACTGTACAGCTTCCGTTTCATGgcttttaagttttaaatgtaaataacacattgtttgaaaattttaattaaggaGGCACATcggacaatttaatttaaaagcgaTCAGCAATCGGAAACCTGAGTCATCCGGAAAGAATGGACAAACGGTTGAATTAATGGATAAGCGGTCTGTAGATTTGATAGGAATTGATGGCGATCATGTAGTGCAAAGGAATAACCGCTTGTGCATATAGCCCGACATACATTATCTGCATATAAGTCTGTAATAGATACGAGAGGACACTAGGGGAGTAATGAGTAGGTGACTGTCAGTTACATCGGAGTTCCGTGTGATCGTTGAACGCTGCAACGTACAGTGAGTATCCTCCACTCGTATCTTTGCACCGACAAAATAATAGCACTAGTCGCACAATTTCAGCATCCATATCGCGCGcgttttcttataatataaaatccatAAATAATGAGACTCAAACTCGATTCTTCGCTTTACTGTAGCATTAATTGCGATCCGAAGTCAAGTGAAAGCGGATACCGAATCTGCAAGTTTGAAGATTATGTGAGACATTATGTGTTAACGTGCCATTCAATTCCACttttatcagatttatcaTGTCACGCTCTATGCTGTTGCTAATTCTGCTGGGTATATTATTGCTCAATTGTCAAGAGACACTTGGTCGGAGAGGACGAGGAAGGGGCAGGAGCAAATCCCGCGTGCAGATCGGATTGCCTATTACCGGGAAGTACCGTGATCCGGAAAGCGATcaatattacaacaataataacGTACGTAGAAAAAGGATTGCCTAATTGCTTTATCAATCTTACTTTTAATCTCTTTCAGTTCTATGAATgagaaaagataaagaataaatccatttctaccaatgtaaattaatgttaatctCAGTTTAACACTTactcttatttttttcagttcaAAGAatcagaaaaagataaagaataaattacacCAAGATTAATGTTAATCTATATATTgacagaaataaatataagtgtatgaagaaataaagatCAACGATCAATGCGTAAATTTAATCTAAGAATTAAAATCGTCATCGGtgtgtatttctttttaggGAGCTAAGATACTGCTGGCATCACATTTCGATCTGGAATACGTCCTGGGACATAAAATAGCTTTCCTCTGCGTCGCCCGCGGCAATCCACGCCCGCATATTACGTGGTTCAAGGATGGTGCCGAGATTTATGTGCATCATTATCTACATGTTAGTgaatataatcttaaaaaaatgatattaaaattatttaactgaaTAATCGTCAGGAGCTATATCTAAAATCAATAacgaattaatatttcatatgttACCGATATTCCATTTTTTTGTAGATACACGAATGGCAAGTCGGTACTGACAAAGTGAAATCGAAGCTTGAAATCGATCCCGCTACTCAGATGGACGCGGGGGTCTACGAGTGCACGGCAGACAATATGTACAGCATTGATCGAAGGTCTTTCAAGACTGACTTCTCCATCGCTTTCGATTAGTGCGAGAGATCCCAAACAAACACATACATAtagatttataagaaaaaacatataaaacacAGGTAACACGTAAACTTTTTACAATAGACCCTAAGAAATGATAGAAACGAAAACGATTCAGGATGACATGTACTGTCATTATACAACTTGCTGGAAGGAAATTGAATCGTCCTAATTCGAATTATGAAACATTGTTCTCGATCCTGTCGAAGCGTTGTGAAATCGAGACCTATCTAGAATAATGATTTGCGCTTCCTCTTAAATACAATTGTAGTCCGTTCAagcgaaaaaaatatagaggcTTGATGTTTGTACATTCGCTCTTTACCTGCGTTCGTTCTTTATTATCTCCATGTAGTCGAAACTCCGCGCGTAAAATCCGTCGTCCGTTATGGCGCCCCAGAAGTTGCTCCATGCTTTGTACGGTCGTATGAGCAAAGGCGCGACGATTCCTCTCTGCTGCTCCACCAGCAATTTCAACGCGAACTCGTTGTCTAGATGGGCGACCGAATCGATCGACAGATAGCCGGAACACTCCTTCAACAAGCAATGGTCCCTGTGAAACACAAACCAATTCTCTTTAGCACTCCTCTAAATATCGCGCTTCCCTTCACTCGTTCTAACATGAAATAACGTATAAGCctcaagttttttaaatacaattgcaaaaagttagaagAGCTCTGCTTACATCGCCAACTTTCTCGCGTCAACCTCACTGACACTGTCGCTCGGTAATATCTGCTTCGCGCTCAGGTATTCTCGGCTGAACCTCTCGAAGAAGTCGCTCACTACGTCCTCATGATAGGGCACGTTGTTGTGAACGAACAGATGTAACTTCGATTTGGGATAGAATTGCCGATAGATAGCCTGGAAGAATTCTTCCAGGAACGGCGTGGGACGCTCGACGAAGACAGCTATTAAGATAACCGGATACGTTTCCGGTTTGGTCTTATCGAGCTCGATGGTTCGGTCCCAACACGCCTGACATCCCTCATCCGGCGTCCACGCGCGGGCCAGATAATTACCCAAGGAATTCAAAACTAGCTTGCTGTATCCGTTGCCGTGAAGTACGAGGGGCACCGTGTTGTAGACGATGTTCTGGAGATAAGCTTCCTCCCCCTTGAACCTGAGCTCCACGTCGGCTGTAAGGGACAATAATGATAACTGACATAGAATCACTAAACGTCTCGATACTTTTCATTGCGGATTTCACTTGCCCTTACCTACCGCACCGTAGAGATTCTGAAATATCTCGGATTTGTGATCCAGCTTGATCTTGTGCCGCACCCTGAGCTCGTCATTCAGATACACGGTCGTGTAGAACAACTGatcgtcgtcctcgtccttAATAGGCGCAGTGTCTAGAATCTTGTACACGTCGGACGCGTAACCGACAAAACCGCCGGAGTTCAGGTATCGTTTGCCCCTCGACACGGGCGGATACTGAGCCGCCAGTGAGCTGTCCGGCCAACAGTACGCCTCCGCGGAGAATAAGACTCGAGCGCCGGTATTCAGGAATCGTTCGACGATGGCGGACAGATCGCCAAGAAATATAACGTCGTAACTAAAAGCAGAACATAcatacttaaataataataaataaaacgtaaaaaaatgcCTGTTCTGCGGCATCGGGACTCACCTGTCGGTGAAAAAGACAATCTTCCTTTCATCATTCTGATACTCCTGCAAGGCTTTCCTGAGgagattaattttgtatccaCCGCCGGAATACTTCACAACGTTACCGCCTTTCCAGGGTTCGCCGAGGCCAAGGACGTTCAATTTATCACGAAATCCGTAGACCTCGGCCGACCTCAGATACCTCTGGAAGCCATCTGTCTCGTTGGAAGCGACGGTGAATATCAAGATATCTAAGAAATACATGTTACATTCGGTTACGTGAGGGACAGAGATATAATAATcgaaaatataacaaaaacagTCGTCAtatcttagaaaaaaattttttgtcttattgaagagtacaaattattaaattgtcgAAATTATAGAGGGAAGGAGATTGAGACTGAGATCGAAAGGTTCTGCAAGCGATCCTCGAGGATGGATCGTGCTCGTGCATCGGGGCCACGTTACATCGATTCCGTCATTGTTATCCAGCCGATGAACTCGTTTGCATTACGCCGAACCGTGATGTCATGCATCGAGAGAAGTAGCGCCCACGAGAGCCGCGGCACGTACGTCGGCCGTGCTGAGAGAAAGAGCACGCATCTCCAGTGCTTGTATTACTGAGCTGTCGATACATTTACGCAAGCGAGATATTTTTAGAATGGTACATGCTGAACCCACGGAAATTTGAGGAAAGGCGCCTTCGGGCATATTACATTCGGTTGGAAGAGCTACAGTTACAGAATATTAATagtcacaaattaaattaaccagtgattaattgtttattttggaTATCAAAAGCGCTATTGTTTAAGGTTTGTAATattcaaaaaagtaattaatcacTGGCCAATTAATAATTgccaatattaaatttctgtaaGAGAAGAGAGAGCAAACGTTAAAATCCTCCTTGAAACAACTTACAAGAAgactgtaaaattaaaaatgcgtGCAATATTAATGATAAGATATATTGACCTAGTAATTATATCAGTTGAGAGGAATGATCAACATGAATTTGGCGAATTATAAAACGTCGTATTAAGAAATTTCAAGATTTAGGGTATCTCTTGCGATGAGCAACGCCGGAAATGGAATGATAAGAACCATGCACTCGATTCGCTTACATGCCGACTAGAAGAATGGAgtcgaattaattaaattagttcACGTTCCATAAACTAAATGATTACGTCACACATTCATTATATCACTCGATTCTCATTCAGACTTGAACGATAAGTTATATTTCTACCGATGAATCAGAGAGATGCcgcactttattttattataacatatcaCTGTTCATGCTTATGATAAAGCCAAAGGGCAGTATTATAATCGTTCAAccaattgaaattaaaaatcgatTACATAACAAGAATTCTACTTGCGCGTCCCACAGATAGCCTGTGACCTCAACTTTACTGTCCTTTGAATCAACATTTATTTGCGAagattatgataaaatttcttttttaaaacgaATGATAACTTTTCTATGaatgagtgagagagagagagagagagagagagagagagagagagagagagaacagataaaaataatttgtaaattcttCAGGATTATTATGCAAATCTGAACACTTTGTTTGAATGAGTTAATGCTGGTGAAGGTAACGAGCTGTGTAAAGTGTGTCTTGCGGGAGTAAATTATTTCAGGCACGCGTCTCGAGGAAGAAGTAGAACCAAAAGTCGTCACTAACTGATCAAACGtaccattttttcttttattttttctttcacaaaatgaatacttatatattttgctttttgtaaattgatttttttagaaGACTGAATGTAACACGCTATCATCGAAGATTGTGATGAAAAGATGGGTCTtcttaaaatgatttttattttgaaccAGTGCGTGGGCGTTCGAAACACCGGTTCTagaagaataaagaaaatacgaaggaagaaaagagagcCATGGAAGAATTTATGAGTTCTTTGATATTGCTTTAACTCTTTTTTTAGTCTATTGttgtaaacaattataattctaattaataattttaataatttcaataacaaattgtaataatttaatgcatTCTTGACAGAAACCTTCACAACACCATAcatgtttttttcattaatgatTCAATGTATTTTACTAAAgagctataaaatatttttttttatgttgtgCACAACTATATGCAATCAGTTTAGAATCttaatttgatagaaaaataaagaaaatacgaAGCTGTAAGAGAACCAGTTAAAGAATTCTTTGATATTGAAACTCTTACTCtattttcattattgtaaatgattttaatcttaattttaatttaataccctctctctctctctctttctttcactTTCTTAGCAGAGACCTTtaactttatacatatattcttttcttaataattgaatatattctataaaaaagtaattttttatccaCATTATGTACAACTGTATGAAAGCAATAAATCtgattttcttaattacattttcatcgtttttttttgtttttcttcaaaatagaaataaattatcacaTTTTGAGTACAGAAAATATAGTATAAGTGACAACCAAGGACAAGATCTAATAGTTCATATAAAATCATCTGATATTTAGATACAGTACGAATAAGAGTATCGGAAGAaactttcttattaatttttcattcatatcaatttttcaacaatttaatatattctattaaaaagttgtaaaatgATTCTTCATTCATGTTGTAAAAACTGTAAACAATAGATCTgacttttttaattgcatttttattttctgtttgcCTTTAAAATATCTGGAAATAGACTGATATATCTTGAATgcagaaaatgtaatatgagACTGAGGACAGGTCCAATGGTTCATATATGTAATCATCTGAGATTTTGGATTTCAGTCCAAGTAAAGGCATCGGCTGAAGCTctcgttttcaattttttagatttctgaTTATTGTTTGGAAGAAAACGACTCGCCGTGAACGGTCTCTCTTTTCCTGTcagtctctttctctttctttgtaTCGATCTTCGTCACGATATGCGGCACGGATTCATCCATTCTGGTCAGAAAGAGCGATCGCGTCATACCGTTAACACCGGCTGCTGGTGCTTCGCTGACCACGTGGTACGTCAGGAAGACGCAGCACCACACGAGCCAGCATCCGATCGTCGTCCTCTTGCCCTCGAACatctcactctctttctctctctttctttctcacgAGCGCACTGGCTGACAGAACCCCTGGGGTGATCCGCACCGCTCGTCAGTGACACACATCCACGTCCGTCGCTTGGCGTCGCTTGACGCCGACTGCGCATTGCGAGCCTGGATTGCCTGGAAACCAGTGGAGTCAGTGGAGATCAACGTCGACCAACGGAAACCATCGTAATGCAGACCCGTAATTGGAAATTGTGGCACCCGTGGcatattgtttcatatatttaatgcaATGGACACGCGAGGATACAGTGACGTTCTTTCACGTCGGAAAAGAAAAGCTCAAATGATGTAGAGGACCTATGGCGAACGCTTATTATTCCCATGACGAAGACGCAATTATAAGGAAAAACTATGAGGAAATTGTTAGATTATAAGATCATAATAAAAACCATGAGAAACCACGcagaaatgtttctttaaatgaTTGAAACATGGCATAGTTTATCAAACCTTCGatgaaaaaatagaatatttttttcgccAATACTTCACGACGTTGCGAAAAAATCAAGCCTTAAATTCCCTGAAGTTTTAGAACAATCACAAGAAGAATTATCACTC comes from the Monomorium pharaonis isolate MP-MQ-018 chromosome 9, ASM1337386v2, whole genome shotgun sequence genome and includes:
- the LOC105833984 gene encoding procollagen-lysine,2-oxoglutarate 5-dioxygenase isoform X2 is translated as MKGQDVLERLMLSVVLLLYGDQLTAGNEGICKTKLSHDVYVPSNNLSCQDVSDNKLFVIQRYRPEQKTCSASFNTSDILIFTVASNETDGFQRYLRSAEVYGFRDKLNVLGLGEPWKGGNVVKYSGGGYKINLLRKALQEYQNDERKIVFFTDSYDVIFLGDLSAIVERFLNTGARVLFSAEAYCWPDSSLAAQYPPVSRGKRYLNSGGFVGYASDVYKILDTAPIKDEDDDQLFYTTVYLNDELRVRHKIKLDHKSEIFQNLYGAVADVELRFKGEEAYLQNIVYNTVPLVLHGNGYSKLVLNSLGNYLARAWTPDEGCQACWDRTIELDKTKPETYPVILIAVFVERPTPFLEEFFQAIYRQFYPKSKLHLFVHNNVPYHEDVVSDFFERFSREYLSAKQILPSDSVSEVDARKLAMDHCLLKECSGYLSIDSVAHLDNEFALKLLVEQQRGIVAPLLIRPYKAWSNFWGAITDDGFYARSFDYMEIIKNERRGLWNVPFVSNCYLINATIIASKGTRPSYEDGDLDTEMAFAHGNRQRGLFMYVSNRLEFGHLVDPDTYDIQLTYPDMYQIMDNKLDWEKRYIHSNYSENFNPDKKPMQPCPDVYWFPIVNLRFTKEFVGIVETFGQWSDGTNHDPRLSGGYENVPTRDIHMNQVQYEQQWLYFLKEYVRPLQELVFLGYFHDPPRSLMNFVVRYRPDEQPSLRPHHDSSTYTINIALNQAGVDYEGGGCRFIRYNCSVTDTKPGWMLMHPGRLTHYHEGLRVIAGTRYIMISFVDP
- the LOC105833984 gene encoding procollagen-lysine,2-oxoglutarate 5-dioxygenase isoform X1 → MFEGKRTTIGCWLVWCCVFLTYHVVSEAPAAGVNDILIFTVASNETDGFQRYLRSAEVYGFRDKLNVLGLGEPWKGGNVVKYSGGGYKINLLRKALQEYQNDERKIVFFTDSYDVIFLGDLSAIVERFLNTGARVLFSAEAYCWPDSSLAAQYPPVSRGKRYLNSGGFVGYASDVYKILDTAPIKDEDDDQLFYTTVYLNDELRVRHKIKLDHKSEIFQNLYGAVADVELRFKGEEAYLQNIVYNTVPLVLHGNGYSKLVLNSLGNYLARAWTPDEGCQACWDRTIELDKTKPETYPVILIAVFVERPTPFLEEFFQAIYRQFYPKSKLHLFVHNNVPYHEDVVSDFFERFSREYLSAKQILPSDSVSEVDARKLAMDHCLLKECSGYLSIDSVAHLDNEFALKLLVEQQRGIVAPLLIRPYKAWSNFWGAITDDGFYARSFDYMEIIKNERRGLWNVPFVSNCYLINATIIASKGTRPSYEDGDLDTEMAFAHGNRQRGLFMYVSNRLEFGHLVDPDTYDIQLTYPDMYQIMDNKLDWEKRYIHSNYSENFNPDKKPMQPCPDVYWFPIVNLRFTKEFVGIVETFGQWSDGTNHDPRLSGGYENVPTRDIHMNQVQYEQQWLYFLKEYVRPLQELVFLGYFHDPPRSLMNFVVRYRPDEQPSLRPHHDSSTYTINIALNQAGVDYEGGGCRFIRYNCSVTDTKPGWMLMHPGRLTHYHEGLRVIAGTRYIMISFVDP
- the LOC105833987 gene encoding immunoglobulin domain-containing protein oig-4, translated to MTRCRLLYLLLLAALMISTEAAKGGGGRGRGRGRGRLYGSRMHILIPNRNPASTHYYENKDGAKIVKASHFELDYMLGRKITFFCMAIGVPRPEITWLKDGIELYHHKFFQVHEWPVGNDTIKSKMEIDPATQKDAGYYECQADNQYAVDRRGFRTDYVMISY
- the LOC105833988 gene encoding immunoglobulin domain-containing protein oig-4, whose protein sequence is MSRSMLLLILLGILLLNCQETLGRRGRGRGRSKSRVQIGLPITGKYRDPESDQYYNNNNGAKILLASHFDLEYVLGHKIAFLCVARGNPRPHITWFKDGAEIYVHHYLHIHEWQVGTDKVKSKLEIDPATQMDAGVYECTADNMYSIDRRSFKTDFSIAFD